The proteins below are encoded in one region of Cololabis saira isolate AMF1-May2022 chromosome 21, fColSai1.1, whole genome shotgun sequence:
- the LOC133422045 gene encoding SUMO-conjugating enzyme UBC9-like has protein sequence MSGIALSRLSQERKAWRKDHPFGFVAVPTKNPDGTMNLMNWECAIPGKKGTLWEGGLYKLRMLFKDDYPSSPPKCKFEPPIFHPNVYPSGTVCLSILEEDKDWRPAITIKQILLGIQELLNEPNIQDPAQAEAYTIYCQNRMDYEKRVRAQAKKFAPT, from the exons ATGTCTGGCATTGCTCTTAGCAGACTGTCTCAGGAGCGCAAAGCTTGGAGGAAAGACCACCCTTTT ggttttgttGCTGTGCCGACTAAAAATCCAGATGGAACCATGAACCTGATGAACTGGGAATGTGCCATCCCGGGAAAGAAAGGA ACCTTGTGGGAGGGAGGCCTTTATAAACTCAGAATGCTCTTCAAAGATGACTACCCTTCCTCTCCACCCAAAT GCAAGTTTGAGCCACCCATATTCCATCCCAACGTGTACCCGTCAGGCACAGTGTGTCTGTCCATCCTGGAGGAGGACAAAGACTGGAGACCTGCCATCACCATCAAACAG ATCCTGTTGGGCATCCAGGAGCTGCTTAATGAGCCCAACATTCAAGACCCAGCACAAGCGGAAGCGTACACAATTTACTG TCAGAACAGGATGGACTACGAGAAGCGGGTAAGGGCGCAGGCCAAGAAGTTTGCCCCCACATAG